The genomic stretch CCCACGAGGTGCCGTCGCCCGCCCCCGGCTGCACCAGCTGGGTGGTCTCCGACCAGTCGGAGCCGTCCGGCCGTGTCACGAGGACCACCCGGCCGAAGTCGCCGAGACCGTTGTTGGTGGCCTCCTCCAGCCCGTGGTTCGGCGTGATCCACAGCAGGTCCTGGTAGCCGTCGCCGTTCCCGTCTCCGTTCTGCGCGATCAGCCCGGTACCGAAGGTGGTCGGGGAGTCGGCGTGGGTGACCGCCGGCCGGAGCGTGCCGTCCCCGTTGCCGAGCAGGGTGTACAGCGTGCCGTCCGCGCCGGTGGCGATCAGGTCCGCCGAGCCGTCGCCGTCGAGGTCGCCGTGCGCGTCCGACGCGGGGTCGGACACGACGTAGAAGGAGTAGTTCACCTCCTGCGACCTGTTCCCAGCGCGGTCCACGGTCTGGACCGTCAGCGTGTGGTAGCCCCAGGACGTCGGCGTGATCGTGATGTCCGCGGTGCTGTCGGCGCCGACCGGCACCGAGGGACCGCCCAGGACGGAGATGGCCGTGTCGAGCGCGTAGCGCGCCGCGACGACGTCCGATGCGCCCGGACCGCTCACGGCGAGGTGCACCGTGCCGGTCGTGCGGGCCACCGGTGCCGGCAGCCCCGAGGCGGACGACGGGAAGTCGGTCGAGGTGAGGACCGGCACCGGCGGAGGAGTGTGGTCGGTGACGAAGTGGCAGGGCGCGGACCAGTCGGAGGCGGCGCCGCTGTCCGTGAGTGCCCGGGCCTGCCAGGTGTACGTCACGCCGTCCGTGAAGTCGTCGCTCGGCAGGGTGACACCGGTCTGGGTGCCGCTGGCCAGGTCGCCGCTGGTGTAGTCGTACCCCGGAGAACCGTCGCCCGGCGTCACGGAGAACTCGGTCCGCACCAGCGAGCCGCCCGTCGTCGTGGAGGTCGCGTCGAAGGTGACGCTGCCCAGGCCGATGGAGCCGTAGGGCTCGTCGGCACCGCAGCCGTCATCCGACGCGCCGCCTGTCGGTGCGGGACTGGTGCGCAGCGAGGTCGGCACGGGCGGCGCGGAGTCAGCGTGTGCGGCCGTCTGGACGGCACCCGCTCCCACGACCGCGCACACCGCGGCCAGCACCAGCCCGCGGCCGGTCAACCGCCTTGTGAACATGAGCAATCGAACCCCCCAAGGTGATGGGACCGCCGCACGTCCGGGACGTGCGGCCGTGTCCACCACGAACTTAGGGCCTGGCACCGACAACCCGGCCCTCCAGGCGCACCAGGAGCCGGAACCTCACCGCCAGCGGGTGCACGACGGCCGCCCGCGCCGGGTTGGCCACGAAGCCCCAACTCAACGCGATCCGGCCGGGCCCGCTGTCGCGGTCGCCTGCCGCGGCGCCGGGCGCGGCCGACCGGCCGCGGACGTCCCGGCCGGTCGGCGGGACGTCCGGGCCGTGACGGCGCCCGCCACCGTCACAGGGTGTGGTAAATGCCGTCGTGGTAGAGCAGGGGGCTCTGCGGCGCTCCGGCGTGCACGTGGGTGACGCGGCAGACGGCGATGTGGTGGTCGCCCGCCGGGACGAGGGACTCGATGGCGACGAGGAGCCAGGTCGCGACGCCGTCCAGCACGGGTTCACCGCCCGGCAGGGTGGCGAACCGGGTGGGCGGCGCGAAGCGGTCGATGCCGCTGGTGGCGAAGCGCCGGGCGATGTCCTCCTGGCCGGCGCCCAGGAAGTGCACCACCGCCGTGGCGCTGTCGCGCAGGTGCGGCCAGCTGGAGGCGGTGCCGGAGATGCCGAAGGAGACCAGCGGCGGGTCGAGGGAGAGCGAGGCCACCGAGGTCGCGGTGAACCCCGCCGGCCGGGACGCGCCCGGCACGGTGATGACGGCGACACCCGCGGGGTGCCGCCGGAAGGCCGTCCGGAACAGTCCGGGTATCGCGGCCCGTGAGGCGGCCTCGGCGGCCTCGGTGCCGGGGGCCTCGGGCGTGCCGTGCGGCGGGTGCGGGCCGTCCGGGACGGCAGGGCCGTCCGTCCGTTCGGGGCGCGGCGGTGGGTCACGGCGGTCATGCTGGTCCTCCCAGGTCGCGGCTGGTCCGGGCCGCCCACGTCGTGGGTCCGGCGGGGTCGGGGGTCGGGCAGGCGGGTCACAGCGTGGTGGCGGGGTTGACGACCGACTTGGTGACGGCGGTGTCGGGCACGCCCCACTTGGCGAAGATCCGCGCGTAGTCGCCGCTCGCGATGAGCTTGTTGACGGCGTCGCTGAGCGCCTTGGCCAGTGCCGAGCCCTTGGCGGTGACGAACCCGACGGGCGTGCTGCTGATCTGGCCCAGGTACTTCGTGCCGGCGAGGTGCTCCGCCTCGTACTTCAGGCTGAGCGTGGGGCCGAAGAAGACGTCCACCTTGCCGTTGGCCAGCCCCAGGAAGATCGGGCCCGTGTCGGAGAAGTACTGCACCTTGTACGGCTTCTTCCCGGCCGCGGCGCACTTGGCGGCGCCGTCGGTGAGGATCTGCTGGAAGGTCGAGCCGGGGCTGGTGGCGATCGTGTAGCCGCACAGGTCGTCCAGGGTGGAGACGTGGTCGGTCGGGATGTCCTTCGCGCCGAGGAAGGACTGCCCGTCGTTGAGGTAGGTCGAGAAGTCGACGACCTTCTCCCGGGCGGCCGTGGCGCCGAAGTTCCCGAACCCGACGTCGTACTTCGCGTTCTGGACGCCCGGGATGAGGGTCGGGAACGTGCCGTACTCGACGTCGAGGCGGACGCCGAGCACCTTGGCCACCGCGTCGCGCAGGTCGGCGTCGAGGCCGACCTCCTTGCCGCTCGCGTCCTGGCCGGCGTGCGGCAGCCCGGACGTGCCGACCGCCTTGGTCGTGCCCAGGACGAGGGTGCCCCGGCCGCGGACGGCGGCGGGCAGCTCCGCCTTCAGCGCCGGGTCGGTCCGCACGGCCGAGACGACGTCCTCCGTGGGGATGGCCGAGGAGGAGCTCGCGGCGGGCGCGCCGCCGGCCGCCTTCCCCGCCCCGGACGACGCGGTGGAACCGGAGCCGGAGCCGCAGGCGGCGAGCAGGGCGAGGGCCGCTGCGGCGGCCAGCGCCAGAGCCGTCCTCGGGGCGCGGCGGGCGGGGCGTGCGGTGGTCATCGGAATTCCCTTCGAGGGGCCTGGATCGAACGGGGCTCGGGTGGAACGCGTCTGACGGTTCGTCAGCACATGTCTGGGCGCGTCGGGTGCGTCGAGGTGCCCACTGCGCCGGCCGGCGGCCGTCGTGGGGCGCGGGGACCGGAGAGGAGGAGGCCGGGGGAGCGGCAGTGGTCCCCGGTGGCGTCAGGAGGTCGCGTCAGGAAGTCGCGTCAGAGGGTCGCGTCAGAGGGTCGCGTCGGAATCGGGCCCGGAGGGCCGGAGGACGGGCTCGGGGGTCGGGTCGCAAGGCCGGGGCGCGCAAGGCCGCGGCAGGGGCCGGGGTCAGAGGACCGCGGCGAGGAAGGCCCGGGTCCGCTCGTGGGACGGGCGGGTGAGGACGGCCTCGGGCGTCCCGGACTCGACGATCCGGCCGCCGTCGAGGAAGACCACCTTGTCGGCGACCTCCCGGGCGAAGCCGATCTCGTGGGTGACCACGATCATCGTCATCCCGCTGTCGGCGAGGTCCTTGATCACCGCGAGCACCTCGCCGACCAGCTCGGGGTCCAGCGCACTGGTGGGCTCGTCGAACAGCAGCAGCTCCGGGTCCATCGCCAGCGCCCGGGCGATCGCCACGCGCTGCTGCTGGCCGCCGGAGAGCTGTACCGGGTAGGAGCCCTCCCGCCCGGCCAGGCCGACCCGGTCCAGCAGCTCCCGGGCCCGCTCCGCGGCCTGCCGACGCGGTACGCGGCGGACGGCGGCCGGCGCCTCCACGAGGTTCTCCAGCACGGTCAGGTGCGGGAAGAGGTTGAACTGCTGGAAGACCATGCCGATCCGGGCCCGCTGCCGGGCGACCGTCCGGCGGCCGACCTCGTGCAGCCGGGCGTCGCGGTAGCGGTACCCCATGACCTCGCCGCCGACCTCGACGAAACCGGCGTCGGGCCGCTCCAGGTGGTTCACGCAGCGCAGCAGGGTGGACTTGCCGCCGCCCGAGGGCCCGAGCAGCACCGCGACCTCGCCGCGGCGCACGTCCAGGTCGACGCCGTCCAGGACCGGGCGCCCGCCGAAGCTGCGGCGCAGCCCCCGCACCCGCACCAGCGGCTCGGCAGCGGCGCTCATGACAGCCCCGCCAGGGCCGAAGTCCGCCCGAAGAGCGGGATGTTGCCGCGGACGATCCGCCAGAAGCCGCCGCCTCCGCCTCCGCCGCGTTCGCTGCCGCGGGCGTAGTAGCGCTCCACCGCGTACTGGCCGATCGCCAGCACGGTGGTGAGGGCCACGTACCAGAGGGTGGCGACCAGCAGCAGCGGGATCACCAGGTAGTTCTGGTTGTAGATCAACTGCGCCGAGTACAGCACGTCCTGAACGGCGATCACGCTCACGATCGAGGTCGCCTTGAGCGTGCCGATCAGCAGGTTGCCGGAGGCCGGCACGATCGCCGGCATCGCCTGCGGGAGGACGATCCGGCGGAAGATCCGCGGACCGCCCAGGCCCAGGGCCTGTGCCGCCTCGGTCTGACCGTGGTCGACGGACAGGATGCCGCCCCGGACGATCTCCGAGGCGAAGGCCGCCACGTCCAGGCTCAGGGCCACGTACGCGGCCAGCACGCCGCTGAACAGGTGGGCGGTGCGCACCGTCGCGAACTCGTGGCCGAACGGCACTCCGAACGACAACCGCGGGTAGAGGGAGGCGAGTTCGTACCAGAAGAGCAGCTGGACCAGTGGCGGCACCGAGCGGACCAGCCAGACGAAGCCGAAGCTCAGCGAGGTCAGCACCCGGTTGCGGGACAGGCGCATCGCGGCCACCCCGATGCCCAGCGCGTAACCGGTGGCCACCACCGCCCCGGTGAGCCAGAGGGTCAGCTCCAGGCCGCGCGTGATCGAGCCGTCGAAGAGGAAGTCGCCCACGGCGCCCCACTGGAAGCGGGGGTTGCGGACCAGGGTGTGCGCGAGCATCGCGAGGAGCACCAGCAGCACCAGCGCGGAGACCCACTGGCCGGGGCGGCGCAGCGGGACGATCCTGGCGTCGAGCAACTGCTGGTCGGTGGGCTGGAGTCGGGCGGTGGCGCCGCTACCGCCGGTTTGCCGCTGCGCCGTTCCTGGCGACGGTGCCGCGGTCGGTGCGGAGGCGGGCGGGGGCGAGGGGTCCGGCGCGGTGAACGGGCGCGCCGTGGTGTCGGATTCGCTCATGGCCGTGGAGGTCCATCCCGTCGAGCACGCCACGCGGACGCCCCGGGCGGGGCGGCGGCGCGGCGCGCGGGGTACGAGGGTGCGCCCGGAAACGGGCGGGGGAGGTGTACGGCGCCAACGGGGCGCGGGGCACGGTCGGGCAGGCGCCCGAGGGCGCGGGGCGCGGTCAGCGGACCGCGGCGGCTCCCGGACACTGCGCGCTGCTCACCCTGAGCAGGTCGACATGGCGCCGGGCGACCCGGAGCCGGGAGAACCCGTAGGGACGGGAGGCGACCGCCAGGGCGGAGCGTCGTGCCCGCAGGGGAATCACCTCGCCGTCCTCCGTTCCGGGTTCGCGCGCCGGCGGTCGGGACCGCCGCGCGGTGGTGTTCGGTCGGCCGGGCACCCCCGTGGAGGGGGCCCCTCGGGTGGGCCGGACGCAACGCGCCGCAGGTCCACCGCACTTCACGCTAGACGCTCGACCCGGTCCTGACAATGGCCGAGGTGTGTGGCGCACGCCGCCTCCGCCGGCGCCGCACCGCCCGGCGGCCCCCGCGCGGGCTGCGGGCCGGACCTCGTGCGGGCCGTACCCGGGAGGCGGGCCGGACCTCGTGCGGGCCGCGCGCCGGACCTCGTGCGGGCCGGGTGTGACCTGCGGCCGGGAACGGCTCCCGGCAGAGCGGGGATTGTGTTCGGCGCTCGACCGGAGCTAGCGTGTCGGGGAGTGCGGGGGGCGGCGGCGACGCCCCGGCCGAGCGCGGCCGGCAATCCCCCGACCACCGCGGGCCCCGGTGACGGCCCGCGACGCTGTGCCGGTGGACGCCGGCACACGAGACGCGGCTGGAGGGGACTGACGTGCGCGGAGCCATCGGTACCTACTCGCGACGCCACATCGATCTGCAGCGGATCTCCAGCGCGCTCTGTCCGGCGGCCCCGCTGTCCTGACCCGCGGCGTGCCGGCCTCGAAGAGGCCCCCGGCCCCCTGGCGACCGGCCACGGCCGTACCCGCGACATCCCGTAGAGGTCCGCCCGCCCGTTCCGCGGGCGGCGGGACCCTCGCCGTCAGTCCTCACCCGTCCTCACCCGTGCCGCCGTGCCGCCCCCCCCGGGCGCGGACGATCCGGCACGCCCGGCCGCGCCCGCCCCCAGCCGTACCGCCGGCGCCCACCCGCGTCCGGCGACACCCCGTCCGACCCCCGTCCGACCCCCGGTTGGCCTCCCGTCCGGCCCCGGCCGCGCCGGTCCGCCCGGGTGCGGCCGGCCCGCGCCTTCGCCCGCAGCAGGAAGAGAGTCCCGTGTCCCAACCGCCCCCCGCCCTGCACCTGTCCGTCGCCCTGGACGGCGCCGGCTGGCACCCCGCCGCCTGGCGCGAGCCGGACGCCGAACCCCGCGAGCTGTTCTCCGCCGGGTACTGGGCCGGCCTCGTCGCCGAAGCCGAGCGCGGCCTGCTCGACTTCGTCACCATCGAGGACTCCCTCGGCCTCCAGTCCGACGCCCCCCTCCGCCCCGACCAGCGCACCGACCAGGTCCGGGGACGGCTCGACGCGGTGCAGATCGCGGCCCGCGTCGCGCCGCTGACCAGGAACATCGGCCTCGTCCCCACCGCGGTGACCACCCACACCGAGCCCTTCCACCTCTCCAAGGCGATCGCCACCCTCGACTACGTCAGCAGTGGCCGCAGCGGCGTCCGGGTGCGGGTCTCCGGAACGCCCGACGAGGCCGCCCTGTTCGGCCGGCGCGTCATCCCGGACATCCTGCCGGCCGATCTCGACCGTCCCGAGGTCCAGCGGCTCGTGGCCGACCTCTTCGACGAGGCCGCGGACTACGTCGAGGTGCTGCGCCGGCTGTGGGACAGCTGGGAGGACGACGCGGTGATCCGCGACGTGGCGACCGGCCGGTTCGTCGACCGCGCCAAGCTGCACTACATCGACTTCGAGGGGCGCCGGTTCAGCGTCAAGGGGCCGTCCATCACGCCCCGGCCGCCGCAGGGCCAGCCGGTCGTCGTCGCGCTGGGCCACGGCACCGTGCCGTACCAGCTGATCGGCGGCTCCGCCGACGTCGGCTTCGTCACCCCGGGCAGCGCCGCCGCGGCGGAGGCGACCATCGCCGAGATCCGGGCCGCCCAGGCCGCCGCGGGCCGGGCCGAGGAGACGGTGCACGTCTTCGCCGACCTCGTCGTCGTCCTGGACGAGGACGGCGGGAGGGCCGTGGAGCGGCTGGCCCGGCTGGACGAGCGGGCCGGGGCCGCGTTCACCAGCGACGCGCACGTCTTCGCCGGCACCCCCGCCGCGCTGGCCGACCTGCTGGCGGAGTGGCAGGCGGCGGGCCTGGCCGGATACCGGCTGCGGCCGGCCGCGATCCCGCACGACCTGCGGCAGGTCACCCGGCACCTGGTGCCCGAACTCCAGCGGCGCGGCCTGTTCCGCACCGCCTACGAGGCCGAAACCCTGCGCGGCCTGCTGGGACTTCCCCGGCCCGCCAACCGCTACGCCGCCCCCGCGGGCGTCTGACCCCCGCCCGCGTCCGCCCCTGCCGCTCCGCCCTGCCGCCCGCCCCGCCGAGACCACGAGGACACCGCCCACATGAGCAAGCCCGTCAAACAGATCCACCTGGCCGCCCACTTCCCCGGCGTCAACAACACCACCGTGTGGAGCGACCCCGCCTCCGGCTCCCAGATCGACTTCAGCTCCTTCACCCGCCTCGCCCAGACCGCGGAACGGGCCAAGTTCGACTTCCTCTTCCTCGCCGAGGGCCTGCGGCTGCGCGAGCAGGGCGGCGAGATCTACGACCTGGACGTGGTCGGCCGGCCCGACACGTTCACCGTGCTGGCCGCGCTCGCCGCCGTCACCGACCGGCTCGGGCTGGCCGGCACGATCAACTCCACCTTCAACGAGCCCTACGAGGTGGCGCGGCAGTTCGCCACCCTGGACCACCTGTCCGCCGGCCGCGCCGCCTGGAACGTCGTCACCTCATGGGACGCCTTCACCGGCGAGAACTTCCGGCGCGGCGGCTACCTCCCGCAGTCCGCCCGCTACGAGCGGGCCCGGCAGTTCCTCGACACCGCCAAGGTGCTCTTCGACACCTGGCGGGGCGACGAGATCGCCGCCGACAAGGAGGCCGGCGTCTTCCTGAGCGACCCCGACGCCGGCCGGTTCGACCACCACACCGACCAGTTCGACATCACCGGCCGGTTCAACGTCCCGCGCAGCCCGCAGGGCGGACCGGTGATCTTCCAGGCCGGCGACTCCGAGGAGGGCCGGGAGTTCGCGGCGGCCGGAGCCGACGCCATCTTCACCCGGCACGGCACCCTCGACGCCGGCCGGGAGTTCTACGCCGACGTCAAACGGCGCCTGGCCGCCTACGGCCGCTCCCCCGACGACCTGAAGATTCTGCCCGGCGTCACCTACGTCCTCGGCGACACCCACGCCGAAGCCGAGGAGCGGTCCCGGGTGATCCGCCGCCAGCAGGTCAGCGGGCAGACCGCGATCAAGTTCCTGGAGCAGCTCTGGAACCGCGACCTCAGCGACCACGACCCCGACGGCCCGCTGCCCGAGATCGACCCGCTGCCGGGCGAGAACACGGTGTCCCGCGGCCGGGCGAGCGTCCGCATGAACCGCGACCCGCTCGCCGTCGCCGCCGAGTGGCGCGCCCTCGCCGAGGAGAAGAAGCTCTCCACCCGGGAGGTCGTCATCGAGGTGACCGGCCGCCAGTCCTTCATCGGCACCCCTGCCGAAGTGGCCGACGCGCTCGACGAGTTCGTGCAGACCGACGCCGCCGACGGCTTCATCCTGGTGCCCCACATCACCCCCGGCGGCCTCGACGAGTTCGTCGACACCGTCGTCCCGATCCTCCAGGAGCGCGGCGTCTTCCGCACCGAGTACGAGGGCACCACCCTGCGCGAGCACCTCGGACTGCGCACCCCCGCCGCCCGCACCGCCGGGGCGGCGTCGTGAGGTTCATCGCCGTCACCCTGGTCGTCCAGGGCCCCGACCCGGTCACCGGGCGGCAGCCGTCCACCCACGAGCGCCTCCGCCAGGTGGTCGACAGCGCCGTGCTGGCCGAGGAGCTCGGCTTCGACGGCTGGGGCGTCGGAGAGCGGCACGAACGGCCCTTCCTGTCCTCCGCGCCGACCGTGCTCCTCGCCCACGCCGCCGCCCGCACCCGGCGCATCCGGCTCTTCACCGCCGTCACCACCCTCAGCCTGCTCGACCCGGTGCGCGCGTACGAGGACTACGCCACCCTCGACCACCTCAGCGAGGGCCGGCTCGACCTCATCATCGGCAAGGGCAACGGTTCGGCCCAGCGCGAGCTCTTCCACGTCACCCCCGAGGACCAGTGGGAGCGCAACGCCGAGTCGTACGAGATCTTCCGCACCCTGTGGCGGCAGGGCGCCGTCACCGCCACCCCGAAGTTCCGGCCCGCCCTGGCCGACGCCGAGGTGTGGCCGCGCCCCTACCAGCGGCCGGTCCGGGTCTGGCACGGCAGCGCCACCAGCCGCGCCTCGGCGGACCTCGCGGCCCGCTACGGCGACCCGCTCTTCTCCGCCAACGTCACCAACCCCGTCGAGCCCTACGCCGAGCTGGTCGCGCACTACCGCGAACGCTGGGCCCACTACGGCCACGACCCGGCCCTGGCGGCCGTCGGCGCCGGCACCGCCGCGCTCTACGCAGCCCCCACCTCGCAGCAGGCGCTGGCGGACTACCGGCCGGTCTTCGAGGCCCGCCTCGCCACCCAGCGCGCGGCCGGGTTCGACATCGTCTTCCCGACGCTGGAGGACTTCGTCGAGCGCAGTTCGGCGCTGATCGGCAGCCCGCAGCAGATCACCGACAAGATCCACCGCTACCACAAGCAGTTGGGCCACTCCGTCCTCCACGTCCAGGCCGAGCCCAACGGGCTCAGCCCCGCGCGGCACCGTGCGTCCCTGGAGCTCTTCCAGGAGCGGGTGGCCCCCGAACTGCGCGACGCCCTCCCGGACCCGCCGTGGCCGTGGGCCCCGGTGAACCCCGACGAGCAGCCGTCCGCCGTTCCGGCCCAGGGAGCCTGACATGACCGCAACCCCTCTCGCCGTCCTCGACCTGGTGCCCGTCAGCTCCGGCTCGACCGCCCCGCAGGCGCTGCGCAACAGCATCGACCTCGCCCAGCAGACCGAACGGTTCGGGTACGCCCGCTACTGGTTCGCCGAGCACCACCTCAACCCGGGCGTGGCCGGCACCTCGCCCGCCGTCGTCCTCGCGCTGACCGCCGCGGCCACCTCCACGATCCGGCTCGGCGCCGGCGCGGTGCAGCTCGGCCACCGCACCGCGCTGGCCACCGTGGAGGAGTTCGGGCTGCTCGACGCCCTCCACCCCGGCCGCTTCGACCTCGGCCTCGGCCGCTCCGGCGGCAAGCCCTCCGGCCTGAGCCGGGCGGCGCACGCGCCGCTCCCGGACAGCACCCCGATCGTCGACGGCCGCACGCCGAACGGGCTGCGCATACCCGCCCGGTTCGACGTCTCCACGCTGCTGAAGTCGCCCCGGGTGGTACTGCACCAGCGGCTGCTGCGGCAGCCGAACGCCGAACCGCAGGAGTACGGCGAGCAGGTCGACGACATCCTCGCGCTGCTCGCGGGCACGTACAGCGCCGACGGTGTCGAGGCGCACGTGGTGCCCGGCGAGGGGGCCGACCTCCAGGTGTGGATCCTCGGCAGCAGCGGCGGCGTCAGCGCCGAGGTGGCAGGCGCCAACGGGCTGCGGTTCGCGGCGAACTACCACGTCAGCCCGGCCACCGTGGTCGAGGCCGCCGAGGGCTACCGGGCCGCCTTCGTCCCCTCCGCCGAACTGGACCGGCCGCACCTGTGCGTCTCCGCCGACGTCGTCGTCGCCGAGGACGAGGAGGCCGCGCGGGAACTCGCCACCGGCTACGGCCTGTGGGTGCGCAGCATCCGCAGCGGGGAGGGCGCGATCGCCTTCCCCACCCCGGACGAGGCGCGCGCCCACGTCTGGACGGACGAGGACCGGGCGCTGGTCGAGGACCGGGTGGAGACGCAATTCGTGGGCACACCGGCGCAGGTCGCGGACCAGCTGGAGGTGCTCCGGGACGCCACCGGCGCCGACGAGATCGCCGTGACCACCATCACCCACGGCCACGCCGACCGGGTCGCCTCCTACCGGCTGCTGGCCGAGGAGTGGTTCCGCCGGGGCTGAACACCGGTGCGGAGGCCCCTGGTCTCCGGCCGCCGCACCCGGCCGGCTCCGCGCCGCCGTCTCGTACGGCCGGCCTCCGCCCGCGGGCCTCGTACCGCGGGCCTGCGCGCCGCCGGCCCACCGCCGCCGGGCGGGCATCCGGGTTCCCCCCGATGCCTGCCCGGCAGCGTGCCCGGGGCCCGGACGGGCGCCGGACGGGCGTGCTGAGGGAGGGGGCGGGCGCGTCCTCCCGGGCCGGCTCCTGGTGCCGTGACCGGCAGGGTGTGCCCCGCTTGCCGCCCTGGCATGGCCGTCCGCCGCGTTGCCGTACCGGCCGAGCAGGCCCAGTACGAGGCCGGTTCGGCGCCTTGCGGCTGACCGCACCAGGACACCTCGCTACCGGGCGAACCGTGCCGGTCGCGGCACTAGCGGGCGGCGGCGAACGCCGGCTCCGCGCCCAGCCGTTCCCACCACGCCGCCAGGTGCGGCCGGCCGGCCAGCGGGTCGCCGTCGCCGCCCCGGTGGGCCGGGGGCCGGGCCAGCGCGGCCCACACGTCGACGTCCGCGGCCGTCAGCGCCGCCCCCAGCACGTGGCGCCGGTTCGCCAGCC from Actinacidiphila yeochonensis CN732 encodes the following:
- a CDS encoding LLM class flavin-dependent oxidoreductase — its product is MTATPLAVLDLVPVSSGSTAPQALRNSIDLAQQTERFGYARYWFAEHHLNPGVAGTSPAVVLALTAAATSTIRLGAGAVQLGHRTALATVEEFGLLDALHPGRFDLGLGRSGGKPSGLSRAAHAPLPDSTPIVDGRTPNGLRIPARFDVSTLLKSPRVVLHQRLLRQPNAEPQEYGEQVDDILALLAGTYSADGVEAHVVPGEGADLQVWILGSSGGVSAEVAGANGLRFAANYHVSPATVVEAAEGYRAAFVPSAELDRPHLCVSADVVVAEDEEAARELATGYGLWVRSIRSGEGAIAFPTPDEARAHVWTDEDRALVEDRVETQFVGTPAQVADQLEVLRDATGADEIAVTTITHGHADRVASYRLLAEEWFRRG